The following nucleotide sequence is from Pochonia chlamydosporia 170 chromosome 4, whole genome shotgun sequence.
AAGGCAGACGTGGAAGGAACACTGCAGGGcatggtggtgattttgTTTGTTGGTGAAACACCAGCCTCGAGCTGTCAATGCATGAGACCGACGAGGGTTGGATTATGCGTGCTGTCTCCTTGGGACTCGACGACTCGACGCAAGGAATGCTCTGAGTCTAAAATTGACATGCAGAGAGCCGGATTTGGCATGGCTGCAGAGATTTTATCATCTACGAGGCTTGGttctctttgctttttcttgtttGTCCTAATACCGGTAAACATGCCGTCAGCTACCAAGCCAGGGTCCAGCAAATGCCGTGATCAGAAACGAGCGCACAGATTGACGCGAGTCGCTCGACCCATTCGACTGCATGACGAGCAGCCAAGGCTGACGGTCGAGCCAACCATGTTCATGCGGCAAGATCTTGGATACAAAGCGgtgatggcaaagacgggGGGATTCCGGTGTATTTGACAGCCCGGTTCCTCCAAAGGCGACAAGTCGGATTTGATGGCTGACaattacctaggtaattAGGTGCTTAAGTAGGTTAGGTGCTCGATTTGGACGACTCGAAACGCCAAGGcttgaagctgctgccgGCAGTCCAGTTGCAattttttgtctttgtgaGAGATGAGATGAGCGAAGTGTGGTCGGCAGGTAGGAATGGCTATTGCTAGCTACCGCAATGCTCGGAATGATCATTATGTTGTCTCTCCGGATTCATGGCACTCAGAGTCTCGACGTTGGAGCCAGGAGAGGACCAAGGCGACCACCACATGACATTGCAGGCAGGACAGTGCAGGCAGGATACAAGAACTTCGCACATGTCTCTAGATTTTGAATTGGCGAGTGACTGATGCAGATCAGAAACAGCCAGCAGATTGCCACCGGGGAAGTGTACTGTATTGATGCgacttgttgatggctcCCTTTAGGATTGTGGCACCTCACTGGTGAtatcttggtgttgaagacACTTGATCAACTGCGAGGGCGATTTTGGTCTCGGTCTCTTTGAAGCAGTCATATGCGAATTGAtgagtcgagtcgagtcaCATCAGCATCTGAATCCACACTGTTGCACAGATCTGTCTGTGTCTATCACTATTACCGCGGGCGCCGCcaattcaatgttcgcaAATGTCATGTGGAATGCCTCACTCACATGAGTTCACATGACGGACTGTCCTGCATTCAAGGTCCATCAAaggtaacattgaagtcggTAGTCCAATCCTCGGTGCGTAGTCATATTTGAGCTGTCTGTAGAAATTAAGTGTTTGCACGGAGGACTCGGTATGGAAGATAATAAATGGCCAAGACATAGGCTCCTCATGTGGAAGCGGAGGAGCTAATCCACGTGTCgaatggagatggagatgggggctggatgatggctggatgatggatggatggatggacggatggatggatggatggaccaAAGTCTGCATTCCTGCTGTACATGTATGCAGCTCGGGCGGGCGGGAGGACCCTCGATGCGACCAAGCAGATTGACGTGAGGACGTGAGGACTCGCCAGACTCTGGTGAGTCTGTGCATGCTTGCGACTGACTGCACAGAAaggtatggagtacggagtacggagtacatggacAGTAATAAGTTGCCTGGTGCGACTGTTAGACATTCCGATAGCAAAGTTGAGCAGAGCTCAGCTGCACAAACCTCCCCATTTGACGTCCCAAGTCTGTAACCAACAGCATGTGCCTGAATTTGCAAAAGCTAAAAACAGTTGAGTCGTCTTCTGCagttggtcttgtctggtctggttggtccaACGGCGCCCAGTAAACTcaatcatgtccatgtctggtctaAAACGGACACGGGGCTTCATCAAATGTTCATGTCGGGGAAACCGTTGGCTCCAGAATGGCCAACGGGTCTGGTTGGACCCAAATTGACTTCAATGCTGACTCCTGGAAATGAACCGAACCGACCAGGCTCGACTTTGGCACGTTGGTACCTCACAACGTGGTCAAATCATCAAATGTGCCTTTTTGTCGACCAGCTGTCCCACTCATCCTCGGCATGAAGCCTATCATCAGTACTCACGGCCCTCCATAATCAGCTGCGGAGCGACAAGGACCCCCATGATACCCCGTTGGTCACCAATCTTTCCTCACTCAGTCGCCCAAGTGTACAAAGTCGATTCTGGTTGACTCGGCTTTTGCTCTGATtgctggctgcatgtgcctcCACCAGTCTGCAAGCGCCCCTTGTTCACGGACTCCCCCAAACTCTTGGCAGTGTTGCCTGCATGGGGATGTTCGTTCGTCTTTTCGATGTTGGGCCATGGATtcctgtctggtgtgccATATTAACCAGTGTTAGGCATCGGCAAGCAAGAGCTGACCTGAAGTGACctcctttttccttttccgTCTGGTTTGTTTCAACAGATCCATTCTCCCTACTCTGCTCTACACAATACTCTGTACTTATTATTGATACTCGACATTGCTTTCCCCTTGAGCCAGCCGAAAATATAAGTTgagcccaccagacacgcACACACCTGGGCAATAGTGAGCACTGGAGGGAAGgatccatccatcctcctcagcctAGCACCTGCCGACATCAACCCTGGTTTTGTCCTACtggtcaatgttggtctGTCTGGTAATACGGAGGACCCAAGCTCCTattctacggagtacttgactTTCTATCCTTGAccacgccagaccagaccagacttgtcatTGTTCACAATCACCTTTCACCCTCGCATTTGCCTTTGCACTCTCGTCTCATATCGCCCTTTTTTCTTCATCGCGCATCGAGCGCTTGCCGTCGGCACCACCTAAGCTGGCAACTCCTGttctggtactccgtaccccATACACTTGGCCGCCCCTAATCCCACCTCTCTCTGGTAAAGTGATCGGCCCaagcaagaccagacttgacttgacttgacccgCCCGACGCCTTTCCCCTTGGCTCCTCCCGTCTCATCCAGTCCGGAATTCATtaccagacaccagccaAACCACAGCCAGCCTATTCTCTCGCTGGGTTCTTTTGTCTCGCTTTCGCCCGAAAAGCTGTCATTCGCATTCCCAAGTGGCATTGAAACCCCAAAATCGAATCTGTCAAATCTGCATCTGCCAGCCGCTGCATCCTCCACCCAGTGTCACAACCAGTCAGTCATTCAGCAGCATATCGCTCGATCCCAAAGCAGCCTCACCTCTCCACCTGACTCTCAGTCCTGGAAATTGCGGCGACCCATATCGAACTACGCACGAAACGTCGACGATACCACCCACCCAAGCAATTCGAGACAGTTCGACTCGAGCCTAGAAGCGAGGTCCGCGCGGTGTAAACCCCAGTCTCATCTTTTGTTGCACTGTGTCCACCGGCCAAATTCACCAGACCCTTTCTTGCGCCCATCTTCAATTTGGTTGACAGACAGAATGCCCGCCTCGCTCGACTCGTCACGCCCCATCATGGCCCCATCGGTATGTTTGTTCTGgttttgatgttttcttttctttgctcttCCTGTCTAGACATTACAATGTCTTGATTTGAGTGTCTGTTTTCACTTCATCTGTCGCTGTTCTGCGTGTCTTACTCTCCCTTTCGCGTCGCCTCcgtttcttttttattttccctGAGTTGCGCCATAAACACAACTCCAAACCAGCCAGCGGGGGAAGGAATCCACGTTGCATTCTGGTTCGTGCGTGCCTTGCATTCCCGCCTCAAAAGCCCGTGCGAGCCCCGACTTTGCGAATCTTCATAAGTACTTGGTCGTCGTCATACCTGCTTATACGTCAAGTGACGCCTGTAATacatattttttttttttttttttttttggtgtttgtcaCATCACCTAGCACAATTTTGAACACTTGCGACCTACCAGTTTCGACCATCAAGACATCTAAGCGAGTTGAACTCGGTCAAACTAACTATTCATGTCTCGACAACAGGCCAGGACCTCTGTGCGATTCAGCACCTACAGCATGGCGCCATCCTTCGCACCTACAGTTCAAACATCCGACTCAGCCCAGGCTGAGATCCGCGATATTGCCTTCAACCTCGACCGCATGGAAAATAAAGCTCTAACTTCTCAACGGGTCATGCTCAGTGACGAGAAGACCGACAATATGAGCAAGCTGGCTTTGGGCGCCAAACTCGACCGTGCTTTGGGGCGACGTATGAGCGGGCAAGACGCCGTCATGCGCCCTCGTCGCAAAAACGTTTCCGTCAGCGTTACTATGAGTGAGAAGAAGGCACTGAGCGAGAAGATCCAGTAAACCAGCAAGTTTCTTTGCATCGAGTGACGATAATAGAACGATCTTATTTCATTCGCTTTCCAAAGGCAGTTGGCACGCGGACAATGGTGTTCGTTGTCCTTCAGAGCATATGTTGCTTCGATTTGGAGAGTCAACGATTGCCAATGAAGCTTCATGTTTCCTTCAGCACCGAAAGAGACACAGCATATTGATATACATGAGCACTACGAGATGACCTACCAGCGTTTCAGCATACCCCAGTCGTCCGATTTGAACATCGACCAGCCTCGAGAAACCAAGTTGTTTTGTCAAAGTGGAAGTAGGCAAGATGTTGGCCGCACATCGGACCGGCACTACCAACTCTTTTGTCGAAGAATGGAGGGCAAGGAAACGAATTATGGGCGACTATTATTGCTActttcatcttgttcatACACGGCACCCTTTTCCATTTTCatttttcttcccttttttATTTTATGGTCCTCAAAACACTGTGGTCTATCAACCAAGTGGCATGTGTATCATGACGATTAGAGCGACGGCTTGGATGGATGTAGCATGCTTTTCAGCTTTCGTTTGCCGACTTTCTCCCTaacttgtttctttgttttgaGCATTTCGCTATACAGGGCTTTATGGATATCCAACAGAGGGGGTGGAATATGAGTGTAAAGAGATACAGAATAAATttcggccatgatgaataCCAATCTACAATTCCATTGCGTGCTGTGTTGGCGGTGGCTACATGCGACGATCTCCTTGATACAGCCGTCGTGGTCGTTGCCATGGGTGTGCGAATATGCAACAGAGCCATACCAGCTGGCACGTGTGCTAGTCTGGCATTCACAAGTACCTTCCTAACCATGTTTAGTCCACTTACACCAGATTGCAACATGTAGGTCGAGGACCGGACAGAGCACTCCACGCCTCGCATTGTCTcacaatttttttttgtccttgCATCTGCTTGGGGTATGCCTAAAGGAAGTGCAAGTCGAGAGGACCCAAAGTTGTCTGGTCCAATTGATTGGCCCAGAGTAGTTTTGGGTTGTCGCCAGGAAGGGAAAGCAACCTGCGGGAATCGACCACAATGACAAATCTTGAACTCCTTGTTAGCacttgtggtttggtggtgtttggacgATTTTACATAAGGCAGTGGTTAAGCTTGTATTGCCAACATGCACAATATTGACGAACAAGGAACATTCCTTCCGTCTTTAAATATCATGAACCTTGGCATGTACGTCCACTGAATGAGTAGATGGGATGGCAGAGTAGCTCATGAAAGTATGCGCCATTTATATTCCTGCATTATATGCTCTTCCCAGTTCCAAAATTCTACCGGCCGTTCATATGGTCGTTGTATATCTGTATATCCTCAGGATATTTATAGACTCTGATCATTCTCAGGGAAGGAAGTGGATTCAATGCCGTGCAGCAAGTTGGTATCAAGGCCAAAAGCCAAATCCCAATACAATAAAAAAAACGCCAAAACAAATTTAAAATCCAACAACAATGCCCAACCCAAAATAGCAGCAACACCCCCTAACGAGCCTTATTCTTCGCAACCAACGCCTCAACCTCCTtcaacaatgacaccagcTCCccctcctcgccctccacCTCAAGACCCTGCTTAACCCAGTCCCTCGCCTCGTCCAGCctccccatctccatcagacacttccccctcctccaccaggccTTGGCGTTGCCCACGCGTCTCGCCTCGACGCTGGCCTCGGCATCGACCGCTCCCTCGGGCCAGTTCTGCGTCGCCATGTGCGCCTGGGCCCTGTTCGCCAGCAGGCCAGACACTTCCTCCCTCACCAGGGCGGCGGGCTCCCAGAGAGGTCGCTGGAGGGCCATCTGGATGCCTAGCGAGTACAGGCGGACTGCTTCGGCGTATTTGCCCTTGCGGTACTCGGCGTTTCCGTTGTCGCGGAGCTTGCTGACTTGTCCGGTGCGTTTGGGGTTCACGGGGATAGGGGGCGGGGGCACGCCGTTGGAGGAGCTGTCCACGTTGAGGAGCGCGCGGTGGAGGGTGTTGAGGGCCTCGAGTTCGGCGGTGAGGGCGCGGGATTGTTTGGCGGCGCTGATGGCTTTGGATTGGGGGTCCATGTGTATGGGGAGGAGGTCGAAGTGGTCGAGGTCTGACATCTTGGGCGGTTGTGTTGGTTGCCTTTTGAGTAGGTGGGTGTGTGATTGAGGTTCACGACAGCTGGGGATGTTTCAGTTTTCGGTTATTGGAGTTGTGGGAGCTGAGGTGGGTGGAATTAGaaaagttggtgatgggatCTGGGGATGTTTCGCTGCAGATGCTGGCTCCAGAAGGACAAGTTACAACTTGCGGTTAGCTCTAATCTTATCAGCACATGACTGTGGGGTCGTGGTTGACACCCCACGGTGGTCCTGGTGTCAATGTGCATAGTGCAGCCTACCCTGGGGTGTGGTCAGGATTTACAAATCAAAATCACAAATGAACGTAATTTCCAGATACTGAGTGTAGTAGTGCCAATTCTAATTATACGTAACTTTAAATACGCAGATTGAGTTAATTGAGCTCACATTGTATCCGGAAACGCTGAGTTGTTGTGAGTGTTCGTACAATTGTGACCCATTGCCACAGCCCTGATGGTGACACACAACTAATTCCCACACTCAGTGACATCACACAATAGCCATTCGCTGGCCAAATCACCCAGCACTGCCCAAGTCACACAAGCCGAGATTATTGCAAATTCATCAATTATCATGCAAAACATACCATTCCTTTTCTACTCCTATGGCGTAAAATGCTAGAGACCCCCTCAGCCCAGACACGAGAGAAGAGAGTCAACATAATTCCCAtcgtcttccatgtcccatcaACCAAACCCCCCTTCCCGTCATTTATCATGGATCCCATCTTGGAAATATTCAAGATTGGCTTCCTTGGGTAAGAAAGCAAAAGGGGAAAAATTAAAAGCAGCGTTATTCCTCAGTCCTGCGTTGCGTCCATACCCAATGCCTCAAAATCACAAAGACCGCAAAAACTCCCCAAGGTTTTATCCTCGCCAAAGAACGTATTACCTCACGCATCGCGTTTCTTGATTCCGGAAAGGAAAAAACGTGTTCCCGTTTGGCAACCGTGCTTTTAGGGTAGAAAGAACCTTTGGATTCTGTGCTTTATTTGTTTTGGGCATCggtttctttttttgtcttcttctcattCGACGAGCGATATTCCATGTAGAACATTTAGAACAACCATCCGCCACCCTTCCCTATAGCCTGCCCGCCCTTGCCATCACTCTGCAAATCAAGTGTAATCCGTTTGTGAACCGCCGCGCCAATCTAATGAACCGCACGAGAAAGGACAAAGACAATGCGAAGTTTTTCACCTAGACCCGTGTCGTAGCATGGTCAGAGGGTATAAAAAATATGGCTGGTTTAGTAGCCATAGGCCGCAAGAGCCTTCGCCGTCCCGGCCTTGACAGTGGCGTTCTTCTTGGCATCGGACAGTTGTCGAGCAGCAACCTTCTTGCGCTCGTAGTAGGCAGCGCCCTTTGCCTTTCTCCGCTCCTCCAATCTGTATAATGCGTTAGCTTGTTATTCTCCGCCTTTCCAAATGCCTGGCAATGAGAGCCATCGTCCCCATTGTACAACATACCGAGCAACAACATCCTGGTACTTCCAGCCAACCTCGTGGCTCAGACGGCCGACAGTGCAGTACTTGCGGCCAGGCTGCAGGCGAAGGACACGCAGAGCCTGGGGAAcgaccatcttcttcttggtgtcATAAGGGGGAGGGACACCCTCGAAGACCTTGAGGCGCTCCATAGCAGCAGCACCTCGGGCAGTCTTGTGGGGGATCATGCCTCGGACGGCCTTGTAGAAGATTCGGGAAGGAGCGCGGAAGTGGAAGGGACCTAGATTCGTGTTAACTAGGTTGAATTGCGCAAGGTAGAGTTGACTATGGATTGAGACTCACCACCGCGGGTGGGGTTGTATCGGGTCATCTTTCGCAGATAGGCGTGGTACTTGACTATGCGGTCGTTAGTTATCTCGAATCATGTTGTTGTCTGCAACGTCCCAAGCAACTTCGAAGAAGCAGCCGAAACATTGGAAGAGTGTTCACATACGCTTAGCGCGGAAGAACTCGCCAGAGATGTTGAGAGCCTCGCAGCGGACAACAACGATCTTCTGGCCGTTGAGGAGCTGCTTGGCGACAATGCTGGCAAGACGGCCAAGCAAGTGGCCCTTGCCGTCGATGACAACCTAATAGCAACTCTGTTAGCCGCCAATATGTTCATCCATGCCTTTGCTGTGTCCGGTGTCCCATTTCAAGCGACTTCCTCCCAAAGGTTCCGAGTGTGATTGCTGGTGCAAACAGGCACATTGGTCTTCGAACATAATCCCAAGTGGCTTCCAAACCACAATGTGCCCGCGCATGCAACCATACTCGAATCCTTCCTCCCGCTCCTCGAATTGTACCGGACACAGGATACACAAGGGTGTTGCTTGGTCTTGTACTCACAACCGGCTcgaatgacgacgacatcgTTACCGACTCTCCTTTTGGTGACtgagagaaaaagaaaggaaggCGACTGctcagacgacgacgaagacacACAAATCCTCCAACCGGACCGGCGAGAATTTGCTactgtggctgctgtggGTTAGTCGTCCctgggatgttgatgaagtggTCGCGATAGTGATTGACGGCGAGAAAATCCAAGTTCCGCTTGAGGGCTCGTTGTGCCTTTGCAACAACTGACGCTAACCGAATAGGGCTAAGGGACTTTTCGGGGCAAGCGAACACCGCTCACAGGGAAGAGGATGTTTAGGGCTGCGAGACCTATTGTGCCCTTGCCGGAGTTTCCCCGACTCCACGGCTTGCTGCCAAAAAGCCCTCTTTTCTCACGAGCTTAGCTAAGCATTGGGCAGGACAAAGCTCCATATATCATGTGATGCAAGGAATGTGCGATTCATCTGTACTAGGTCGTGTCTGCTGGAAATCTACGGCAATAAGGGCATCTCAAGCTCCATCTGTTTTAGCCCAGTGACATACCTTGATGGCTACTGCGGGCACCCAGATACTGGATAGCGTTGATGGAAACAGACACCAGGATATTGGTCGAGTCACAACTAACACCCCATTTGCTTCACTATGGGTACATATAACAATACGTCAAAACCATACCAATGCATCGTAGTCCATTCAAATAGGAGCTTCACCCACGGATGACGCGCTGTCTAACTTGCCAAAAATTGTGCTGGTTACCATTACAGATGCTCTGCCATTCCCAGTCATGCAAAAGTCCATCACAAAGCATGCCCTTCTGCCACAAGTCTATATATGCAATTTCGGCCCGTAAAGCCAGAGAGAATCCCAACGCCAATCAAATCTAGTTCTTGCGTCTTGTTTCATGAGGCAGCTCAGTGCCAGACCAGTCATATCGCTCTAGGAAGCTTTCGCTATATCCAAATCCTTGAGTGTTTCCTGAACCTTCTTCACCAATTCCTTTCTCTTATTCCTGACTTCTGGGATACCTTCCGAGTCCACGGCATCTAGCTTCAGCAAAACGTGTTG
It contains:
- a CDS encoding 60S ribosomal protein L16 (similar to Metarhizium acridum CQMa 102 XP_007811898.1) — translated: MSSSFEPVVVIDGKGHLLGRLASIVAKQLLNGQKIVVVRCEALNISGEFFRAKLKYHAYLRKMTRYNPTRGGPFHFRAPSRIFYKAVRGMIPHKTARGAAAMERLKVFEGVPPPYDTKKKMVVPQALRVLRLQPGRKYCTVGRLSHEVGWKYQDVVARLEERRKAKGAAYYERKKVAARQLSDAKKNATVKAGTAKALAAYGY
- a CDS encoding tetratricopeptide repeat protein (similar to Metarhizium robertsii ARSEF 23 XP_007820697.1), producing MSDLDHFDLLPIHMDPQSKAISAAKQSRALTAELEALNTLHRALLNVDSSSNGVPPPPIPVNPKRTGQVSKLRDNGNAEYRKGKYAEAVRLYSLGIQMALQRPLWEPAALVREEVSGLLANRAQAHMATQNWPEGAVDAEASVEARRVGNAKAWWRRGKCLMEMGRLDEARDWVKQGLEVEGEEGELVSLLKEVEALVAKNKAR